The proteins below come from a single Vicugna pacos chromosome 13, VicPac4, whole genome shotgun sequence genomic window:
- the FNDC10 gene encoding fibronectin type III domain-containing protein 10 codes for MRAPPLLLLLAACAPPPCAAAAPTPPGWEPAADAPWCPYKVLPEGPEAGGGRLCFRSPARGFRCQAPGCAAHASAGRSLRASVLRNRSVLLQWRLAPAEARRVRAFALNCSWRGAYTRFPCERVLLGASCRDYLLPDVHDGVRYRLCLQPLPLRAEPPVVPEPAATAECVEFAAEPAGMREIVVAMTAVGGSICVMLVVICLLVAYITENLMHPAFGRPGLRRQP; via the coding sequence ATGCGCGCCCCGccgttgctgctgctgctggccgcCTGCGCGCCGCCGCCCTGCGCTGCGGCCGCCCCGACGCCGCCGGGCTGGGAGCCGGCGGCCGACGCGCCCTGGTGCCCCTACAAGGTGCTGCCCGAGGGCCCCGAGGCGGGTGGCGGGCGCCTGTGCTTCCGCAGCCCCGCGCGCGGCTTCCGCTGCCAGGCGCCCGGCTGCGCGGCGCACGCTTCGGCCGGCCGCTCGCTGCGCGCCAGCGTCCTGCGCAACCGCAGCGTGCTGCTGCAGTGGCGCCTGGCGCCGGCCGAGGCGCGCCGCGTACGCGCCTTCGCGCTCAACTGCTCGTGGCGCGGCGCCTACACGCGCTTCCCCTGCGAGCGCGTGCTGCTCGGCGCTTCCTGCCGCGACTACCTGCTGCCCGACGTGCACGACGGCGTGCGCTACCGCCTGTGCCTGCAGCCGCTGCCGCTGCGCGCCGAGCCCCCCGTCGTCCCGGAGCCCGCCGCGACCGCGGAATGCGTGGAGTTCGCCGCCGAACCGGCCGGCATGCGGGAGATCGTGGTGGCCATGACGGCGGTGGGCGGCTCCATCTGCGTCATGCTCGTGGTCATCTGTCTGCTGGTGGCCTACATCACCGAGAACCTCATGCACCCGGCCTTTGGGCGCCCGGGCCTGCGCCGGCAGCCCTGA